The Mycoplasma sp. 1654_15 genome contains a region encoding:
- a CDS encoding adhesin, producing MKQQNKSFKKKALAIVSLAIAGASLGSIFLIPYLIKNWKGIQYKVIDLKQDFDNLTTDKAVNFSFELADQDAYDLEYADLNVHLVDEQGNKVVSTKAKYDYFSRKYNYVQPESASLAAGSRYYVQVEAQNNFYKNRKIKKLFTFSENTNNFVTTKASVKSFTFNNISNKEAHVIVDFNDSINSLDNKKVALQYHYINTNISQDGVSQELSVKTKNLSQESITSYVDSATVANQKAIFVIKNLTPNRKYVIESVKLIEQLSPDSFASRKIDNLYNHLSEENRSFDTHANTVWVDSITASDIDDYSKTLLLSFDENDDNKTSLEGKKVKLQYSKVDPKNPSPKLFTLDSVIRSKIAEFKLDSTNSQNTLEPGTKYRVEKVFVTDAYIKDKNANTGIEFKLINEKQREFSSSTQITDIQFDKVSTSSANINITFASALDPDLIVDQEASLSLSPISGKKITALVKKDASKTNIYHLNFQANDLFQKTEYFVDSVKLLLKNNQVVYFDDTNTPTSNDQPNQPISVKKILFDKNLENTKDAKRRSFTTHELDVEVFIKSFPESKINSVEYNIGFTPLFSWLNGHKFILKYKQLNYTGSEEGAKDGFGPIISSSAVEAKDYNIKFSLIEFKDGVKYQLDSIHLADDPQRKIELIFDPNSKQNDLSSNQFATKIFVKSIDIKDLKDTSATVKLVFGDYTKSLLNEQLQNKKTRNVKLLYESKDTVVSNDFADTEVKEENGEIVAEFKLNNLQKKTTYEIKNVYLDPLLVNFTDITIKSLPNNSFTTPHKQVIIATAKVNDIMPNSATVDVSFDLGANLFLADKKLKLLYQKENDSTVFESEATTVGLGLNTSFKIKDLEAGSKYKLVNVKVDESQTDIADTKFVFKTNDPNTQTEFYTYLGVGSFQKEILKQDSIDILVKLENSDPKTKDIKDAILVYQRLSDQTIFTQKQNSYDQNNKTLKFELKNLTKFTDYKILDVAYNFQNLVWNKNINKDTSEDIKWKTLAEDAKIINIYQNVQELTSVGVSLNFNNFSDAYLYNDKIKIKLKKTEPADTTQNLNSNAVLEKEVQINSDLTADFTFDNLDPGSTYVIEQMSDVNKPDLRLHDWNQTKLYTKSQVKNFEFSEIKQNSAKVKINFSDSENFYDQKQIQVFYKQVRTGNIFSVTSDSNNKVSNHSITIELKNLEKYSEYVIENVLLVSDAGNTPITISEQAKTNQAFATIVSEINLVDVKVDKINTDSAHISVIFDSNIDFYLDNKQVKIVFAAKNQNTNRNWTETKDVTITNKNGIYQAETNLTNLEEGAQFEIKSFEVGIEKITPTSNLQPTTLADSDNVLKPIFKLDNKEWNQQNISTITQANFATHGVISQISTENLIQDSANVKVKFKNLNSDSAQVFNTHSATLSFNGPDGVISATATINNNEATFSFSNLSKLTQYSSPSLIIKNVNNPQREVLIPFAKEYDNLNQQQNTKTFHIKDFTTTFTSVSITSFEYEKISTTENRLTFEFDRLVDYLINDKKVKLVYRIKGTNQQSQPITTDAIKVSDSTVSFDLKQLNEGSEYEVEKLEVEDDKANNISSISVNTSQVFTNTNNKNIFFTQSVISTVSSQHSYSLTSVDADTKRRVQITLSDSEGRFKDTNLKDKTKLELISQHSNNIIEVKPTSFTNSTLEFELTNLDKLSEYHINTLFINNEVIPWAHNLNSSDPQMVPKPRVFKTTANEAKLVSVTQTDSSAHKAVVNIQFDPQKDYFLLGNAISVKFKKTSGNASQNQYVTKQVTIDNEGIARVEIDKEKLAQNPINTDLTAGAVYKIDSIDFHDITTQLDTEKLVNTKISLETYIPNSSDVTASTLLSQAESEFRTQPIVQTLESTNLENSSGNIDIQINSEDTALTSKYAWITYQSQKDNSIIVRLKSNQQISLERGQYKANFNLSSLKVLERYKVLNVKLGDDQNPNARASGLEIDQQIDQQNKREFYTKPTRAIIQDIKVNYPDARGTQAVVDIKFDDVHDTYLNGSSATITYERIDDTGQQIGNDITHKTTLLNQNFQIINSSVKFTLTGDTTQSDTQKVVLVENTINSNNKISKTNTVKDIGTSTTEWERDAPKSKLVEGTRYRIKKIELEKPSADLQKLHFEFKQDTKVTSKKINETTLIEPLRISTYDYKIQVNETPTAVNTKIAVYYSTSYDLNDQDKSKFDLYVKNLSTNEVEIISAANTITKLSPSDNDGNYRVEFELTNKKASIYRILSTTYNDQTVLMSSYLNPEQSQANIYTTPASKSKVKELKYLTNSQLEETKATVIAFFDDTNEDLTRAKRRAILYYKEKNSNQTKISTEVEIKENKAEFKLGESGTGLNPNTDYIVEKIKIETQLDFNKDLQDNNLDTQKFAIIANENDSEFNTSIQPNDKNFETKAQFQTAFSAQSENSATVTLRFKNPGQQIQNQKTAYIVFAESSLASNNQNDIFQESQQKTNLSFGNISQNTLAFNLKGLKKGTLYKIQKVIIDNIEYNIEQSATSTFSTILSKATVTNIDYKYSEFSTTEASQPSQANNVKAKFRVYFQTVDNFLNNQYINVKLQTKTASLSDQSQQNQNINKVAQVQVDNTGLVYADVEFTNTEQIKAATEYSISEIQILNSSSSTDLKQGVQVEGISRLTKDFYTITNIQSFDAAVDETSAELVFKLNSKDRQISNTPVILNLRDNNNVKYYSQVIFNNTTNEIKFSLSHLDKLKEYTIESLQFSKGNTPVNIAFMPNVSKTFKTIAKDFEIKDIVQVSNTDKTVKLKLTFNGDLDKYLLNKQIKLKYQEFKDGQEQGSEKTSKTIATIRTPRSVVQAGPKTFEAEFELQNNDVTDGTRYKIHSVELVDKNLKNNSNTVLTSRISDDILKFFQHKLFFETKVSQPKLKSITMEKTTNEEGEENTYIAPITLEFFDKNNALAKDKIGSPSKGYIASSASGRQNQSNNGNNARNAWNFEFWTDNKEQVTFLDNVEVTHDNSAKTTKVKIFMKGSAKKWVKTNQKIQQDNSNSNSKNKRLRFTYSYYEDLDRTSAKSVGSLTSDVIHTYANAQSTSAQNSDPLFIDSPDKFVLEKSYGRFLGDARFIYSLEVYDPNKIIQNVNKEDNPQVEGKWQQLELYSTKTPINQINKKSRKVWQSINEIKLNLLAKKSVLNFRGLSYDKGDYSFNYKNANLTQKDALDIPTYTNTLDTSSEIDFKYKYENNLTTDLYIVSNVDPDNANHPQEQYTRQVIDTRINTYLREVRSSSNADFKTIDLQIGPGTGNPNQIDKVLSKILSVDFNVLEIKNNKILFAKNSSKFINTFQTPFAIGTDAWWFGSAVANTGNNASLLNNNYNILGLTPNVDTDQSNNKNFGIEQITYNKDNDTVEVKYHREQDSKIQTAFPEVAYASFINQKGDLYFFGGKDGRPLSYRNDYDYTNETMTFYLRPDAIPYEQRPKHGEILSFVGVVVIPYLGEGTPSFAFTVEPNGKKGEVMIKASNSLSWTIDFRKMYLTNFVKSDPIYKSIKIGFDNWI from the coding sequence ATGAAACAACAAAATAAATCTTTTAAGAAAAAAGCACTTGCTATAGTTTCTTTAGCCATTGCTGGAGCTTCGCTTGGTTCTATCTTTTTAATTCCATATTTGATAAAGAATTGAAAAGGTATTCAGTATAAAGTTATAGATCTAAAACAGGATTTTGATAATCTAACTACAGATAAAGCAGTAAATTTTAGTTTTGAACTTGCAGATCAAGATGCATATGATTTAGAATATGCAGATTTAAATGTGCACTTAGTTGATGAACAAGGAAACAAAGTTGTATCTACTAAAGCAAAATATGATTATTTTTCAAGAAAATATAATTATGTTCAACCTGAATCTGCGTCTTTAGCAGCTGGAAGTAGATATTATGTTCAAGTAGAAGCACAAAATAATTTCTATAAAAATAGAAAAATTAAAAAACTATTTACCTTCTCAGAAAACACTAACAATTTTGTAACTACAAAAGCATCAGTTAAGTCATTTACATTTAATAATATTTCAAACAAAGAAGCACATGTAATAGTTGACTTTAATGACTCAATAAATTCACTTGATAATAAAAAAGTAGCCCTTCAATATCACTACATCAATACAAACATCTCACAAGATGGTGTTTCACAGGAATTGTCAGTTAAAACTAAAAACTTATCACAAGAAAGTATTACTTCTTACGTTGATTCTGCTACTGTAGCAAATCAAAAAGCAATATTTGTAATCAAAAACTTAACACCTAATAGAAAATATGTAATTGAATCAGTAAAATTAATAGAACAACTTTCTCCTGATTCATTTGCATCTAGAAAAATTGATAACTTATATAATCACTTATCTGAAGAAAATAGAAGTTTTGACACTCATGCAAATACTGTTTGAGTAGATAGTATAACTGCAAGTGATATTGATGATTATTCAAAAACTTTATTATTAAGTTTTGATGAAAATGATGATAATAAAACATCATTAGAAGGTAAAAAAGTTAAATTACAATATTCAAAAGTAGATCCAAAAAATCCAAGTCCTAAATTATTTACATTAGATTCTGTAATTAGATCAAAAATAGCTGAATTTAAATTAGATAGTACTAATTCACAAAATACTTTAGAACCAGGAACAAAATACCGTGTTGAAAAAGTATTTGTAACAGATGCTTATATTAAAGACAAAAATGCAAATACTGGAATTGAATTTAAATTAATAAACGAAAAACAAAGAGAGTTTTCATCTTCTACACAAATTACAGATATTCAATTTGATAAAGTAAGTACCTCAAGTGCAAATATTAATATAACTTTTGCATCAGCTTTAGATCCTGACTTGATTGTTGATCAAGAAGCTTCACTTAGTTTATCTCCAATCTCTGGTAAAAAAATTACTGCGTTAGTTAAAAAAGATGCAAGCAAAACAAATATTTATCACCTTAATTTCCAAGCAAATGATTTATTCCAAAAAACTGAATACTTTGTAGATTCTGTTAAATTATTATTAAAAAATAATCAAGTTGTTTATTTTGATGATACAAACACACCAACATCTAATGATCAACCAAATCAACCAATTAGTGTTAAAAAGATTTTATTTGATAAGAATCTAGAAAATACAAAAGATGCAAAAAGAAGATCTTTTACAACACATGAATTAGATGTTGAAGTATTTATTAAATCTTTCCCAGAATCTAAAATTAATTCAGTTGAATACAACATTGGATTTACTCCTTTATTTTCTTGATTAAATGGGCATAAGTTTATTTTAAAATATAAACAATTAAATTACACAGGATCTGAAGAAGGTGCAAAAGATGGATTTGGTCCAATTATTTCTTCTTCTGCTGTTGAAGCCAAAGATTATAATATTAAATTTAGTCTAATTGAGTTTAAAGATGGGGTTAAATATCAACTAGATTCTATTCATTTAGCTGACGATCCACAAAGAAAAATTGAATTAATATTTGATCCAAACTCTAAACAAAATGATTTAAGTTCAAATCAATTTGCAACTAAAATATTTGTTAAGTCAATTGATATTAAAGATCTTAAAGATACATCAGCTACAGTTAAATTAGTTTTTGGTGACTATACAAAATCACTTTTAAATGAACAATTACAAAACAAAAAAACTAGAAACGTAAAACTTTTATATGAATCAAAAGATACAGTAGTTTCTAATGATTTTGCAGATACTGAAGTAAAAGAAGAAAATGGCGAAATTGTAGCTGAATTTAAATTAAATAACCTACAGAAAAAAACAACTTATGAGATTAAAAATGTTTATTTAGATCCTCTTTTAGTTAACTTTACTGACATTACTATTAAATCATTACCAAATAATTCATTTACTACACCTCATAAACAAGTAATTATTGCTACAGCTAAAGTAAATGATATAATGCCTAATTCAGCAACTGTTGATGTTTCATTTGATTTAGGAGCTAACTTATTTTTAGCTGATAAAAAATTAAAATTACTTTATCAAAAAGAAAATGATTCTACAGTTTTTGAATCAGAAGCTACTACAGTTGGATTAGGTCTTAATACATCCTTTAAAATTAAAGACTTAGAAGCAGGATCTAAATACAAATTAGTAAATGTTAAAGTTGATGAATCACAAACTGATATCGCTGATACTAAATTTGTCTTTAAAACCAACGATCCTAATACACAAACAGAGTTTTACACTTATTTAGGTGTTGGTTCATTTCAAAAAGAAATCCTTAAACAAGATTCTATTGATATTTTAGTTAAACTAGAAAACTCTGATCCAAAAACTAAAGATATTAAAGATGCAATTTTAGTTTACCAAAGACTTTCTGATCAAACTATTTTTACTCAAAAACAAAATTCATATGATCAAAATAATAAGACTTTAAAGTTTGAACTTAAAAACTTAACTAAATTTACTGATTATAAAATTTTAGATGTTGCTTATAATTTCCAAAATCTAGTCTGAAATAAAAATATAAACAAAGACACTTCCGAAGATATTAAGTGAAAAACACTTGCAGAAGATGCAAAAATTATTAATATTTACCAAAATGTTCAAGAACTAACTTCTGTTGGAGTTTCTCTAAACTTTAACAACTTTAGCGACGCTTATTTATATAATGACAAAATAAAAATTAAGCTTAAAAAAACTGAGCCAGCAGATACAACTCAAAATCTAAATTCAAATGCTGTACTTGAAAAAGAAGTGCAAATAAACTCAGATTTAACAGCTGATTTTACTTTTGATAACTTAGATCCAGGTTCTACTTATGTAATTGAGCAAATGAGCGATGTTAATAAACCAGATCTTAGATTACATGACTGAAATCAGACAAAACTTTATACTAAATCACAAGTTAAAAATTTTGAATTCTCTGAAATCAAACAAAATTCTGCAAAAGTAAAAATTAATTTCTCAGACTCAGAGAATTTCTATGACCAAAAACAAATTCAAGTATTTTACAAACAAGTAAGAACTGGAAATATATTTTCTGTTACATCTGATTCTAACAACAAAGTATCTAATCATTCAATTACTATTGAATTAAAAAATCTAGAAAAATATTCTGAATACGTAATTGAAAATGTATTACTAGTTTCAGATGCAGGAAATACACCAATTACTATCTCAGAGCAAGCAAAAACAAATCAAGCTTTTGCTACAATAGTTTCTGAAATTAATCTAGTAGATGTGAAAGTAGATAAAATAAATACAGACTCAGCCCACATTAGCGTCATCTTTGATTCTAATATAGATTTTTACTTAGACAATAAACAAGTAAAAATTGTTTTTGCTGCAAAAAACCAAAATACTAACAGAAATTGAACCGAGACAAAAGACGTTACAATTACAAACAAAAACGGTATTTATCAAGCAGAAACAAATTTAACTAACTTAGAAGAAGGAGCTCAATTCGAGATTAAATCCTTTGAAGTAGGTATTGAAAAAATTACTCCAACTTCTAATTTACAGCCAACTACTTTAGCTGATTCTGATAATGTATTAAAACCTATATTTAAATTAGATAATAAAGAATGAAATCAGCAAAATATTTCAACTATAACCCAAGCTAATTTTGCAACTCATGGTGTTATCTCTCAAATTTCTACAGAAAATTTAATACAAGATAGTGCTAATGTTAAAGTTAAATTTAAAAATTTAAATAGTGATTCAGCACAGGTATTTAATACACATTCAGCTACTTTATCATTTAATGGTCCAGATGGTGTTATTTCTGCTACTGCAACTATTAATAATAATGAAGCAACCTTTAGTTTTAGTAATTTATCTAAATTAACTCAATATAGTTCTCCTTCTTTAATTATTAAAAACGTAAATAATCCACAAAGAGAAGTTTTAATTCCATTTGCAAAAGAATATGACAATCTAAATCAACAACAAAACACTAAAACTTTCCACATCAAAGACTTTACAACTACATTTACTTCAGTTTCAATTACTTCATTTGAATATGAAAAAATTTCTACAACAGAAAATAGATTAACTTTTGAATTCGATAGATTAGTTGATTATTTAATTAATGATAAAAAAGTAAAACTAGTTTATAGAATCAAAGGAACAAATCAACAAAGTCAGCCAATAACAACAGATGCAATCAAAGTCTCTGATTCAACAGTTTCTTTTGATTTAAAACAACTAAATGAAGGTAGTGAATATGAAGTTGAAAAACTTGAAGTAGAAGATGATAAAGCCAACAACATTTCAAGCATATCAGTTAATACAAGCCAAGTATTTACAAATACTAACAACAAAAACATATTCTTTACACAATCAGTAATTTCAACAGTTTCCTCACAACATTCTTATTCTCTTACTTCTGTAGATGCAGATACTAAAAGAAGAGTACAAATTACTTTATCAGATTCTGAAGGTAGATTTAAAGATACTAATTTAAAAGATAAAACTAAATTAGAATTAATTTCACAGCACTCAAACAACATAATTGAAGTAAAACCAACAAGTTTTACAAATAGTACATTAGAATTTGAACTAACAAATCTAGATAAACTCTCTGAGTATCATATAAATACTTTATTTATTAATAATGAAGTTATTCCTTGAGCTCATAATTTAAACTCATCTGATCCACAGATGGTGCCAAAACCTAGAGTGTTTAAAACCACAGCAAATGAAGCTAAATTAGTATCAGTAACACAAACAGATTCTAGTGCACATAAAGCAGTAGTTAATATTCAATTTGATCCACAAAAAGATTATTTCCTTTTAGGTAATGCAATTTCAGTTAAATTCAAAAAAACTTCAGGTAATGCTTCACAAAATCAATATGTTACTAAACAAGTAACTATTGACAACGAAGGTATTGCAAGAGTTGAAATTGATAAAGAAAAATTAGCACAAAATCCTATAAATACTGATTTAACAGCTGGTGCTGTTTATAAAATAGATTCTATTGATTTTCACGATATTACTACACAACTAGATACTGAAAAATTAGTAAATACAAAAATTAGTTTAGAAACATATATTCCAAATTCTTCTGATGTTACAGCTTCAACTCTTTTATCACAAGCTGAATCTGAGTTTAGAACTCAGCCAATTGTACAAACTCTAGAATCTACAAACTTAGAAAATTCTAGTGGTAATATAGATATTCAAATTAACTCAGAAGATACTGCGTTAACTAGCAAATATGCTTGAATTACTTATCAATCACAAAAAGATAATTCAATAATAGTTAGATTAAAATCAAATCAGCAAATTAGTCTTGAAAGAGGACAATATAAAGCTAACTTTAACTTATCAAGTCTAAAAGTACTTGAACGTTATAAAGTTTTAAATGTCAAATTAGGTGATGATCAAAATCCAAACGCAAGAGCAAGTGGTTTAGAAATAGATCAGCAAATTGATCAACAAAATAAACGTGAGTTTTATACCAAACCTACTAGAGCTATTATTCAAGATATTAAAGTAAATTATCCAGATGCGAGAGGTACACAAGCTGTTGTAGATATTAAATTTGATGATGTTCATGATACTTACTTAAATGGTTCATCTGCAACAATTACTTACGAAAGAATTGATGATACTGGTCAACAAATAGGAAATGATATAACACATAAAACTACTTTATTAAACCAAAATTTCCAAATAATTAACTCTTCTGTAAAATTTACTTTAACAGGTGATACTACTCAATCAGATACACAAAAAGTTGTATTAGTTGAAAATACAATAAATAGTAACAATAAAATATCAAAAACTAATACAGTAAAAGACATAGGAACTTCAACAACAGAATGAGAAAGAGATGCTCCTAAAAGTAAATTAGTTGAAGGTACTAGATATAGAATTAAAAAAATAGAATTAGAAAAACCATCAGCTGATTTACAAAAACTACATTTTGAATTTAAACAAGATACTAAAGTAACTTCTAAGAAAATTAATGAAACTACATTAATTGAACCACTTAGAATCTCTACTTATGATTATAAAATTCAAGTTAATGAAACCCCAACAGCCGTAAATACAAAAATAGCTGTTTATTATTCAACTAGTTATGATCTAAATGATCAAGATAAAAGTAAATTTGATTTATATGTTAAAAACTTATCGACCAATGAAGTTGAAATTATTTCAGCAGCTAATACTATAACTAAATTAAGTCCATCAGATAATGACGGAAACTATAGAGTAGAATTTGAATTAACAAATAAAAAAGCTTCTATTTATAGGATATTATCTACAACATATAATGACCAAACTGTTTTAATGTCATCTTATCTAAATCCTGAACAAAGTCAAGCTAATATTTATACAACCCCAGCTTCTAAATCTAAAGTAAAAGAATTAAAATACTTAACTAATTCACAATTAGAAGAAACAAAAGCAACAGTTATAGCATTTTTCGATGATACTAATGAAGATTTAACTAGAGCCAAAAGAAGAGCCATATTATATTACAAAGAAAAAAACTCAAATCAAACTAAAATATCTACTGAAGTAGAAATAAAAGAAAATAAAGCAGAGTTTAAATTAGGTGAATCAGGAACAGGTTTAAATCCTAATACTGACTATATAGTTGAAAAAATAAAAATTGAAACACAATTAGATTTTAATAAAGATCTTCAAGATAACAATTTAGATACACAAAAATTTGCTATTATTGCAAATGAAAATGATTCTGAGTTTAATACTTCTATTCAACCTAATGATAAAAATTTTGAAACCAAAGCTCAATTTCAAACTGCTTTTAGTGCTCAATCAGAAAATTCAGCTACTGTTACTTTAAGATTCAAAAATCCAGGGCAACAGATTCAAAATCAAAAAACTGCTTATATTGTTTTTGCTGAAAGCTCATTAGCTTCTAATAACCAAAATGATATTTTCCAAGAATCACAACAAAAAACTAATTTATCATTTGGCAATATTAGTCAAAACACACTTGCATTTAACTTAAAAGGTCTAAAAAAAGGTACTCTGTATAAAATTCAAAAAGTTATTATTGATAACATTGAATATAACATTGAGCAAAGTGCAACAAGTACATTTTCAACTATATTATCAAAAGCAACTGTGACCAATATTGATTATAAGTATTCAGAGTTTTCAACTACTGAAGCAAGTCAACCAAGTCAAGCTAATAACGTAAAAGCTAAATTTAGAGTGTATTTCCAAACAGTAGATAATTTCTTAAACAATCAATATATAAATGTAAAACTACAAACTAAAACTGCTAGTTTGTCAGATCAATCACAACAAAACCAAAATATTAACAAAGTAGCACAAGTTCAAGTAGATAATACTGGTTTAGTCTACGCTGATGTAGAATTTACCAACACAGAACAAATTAAAGCTGCAACTGAATATTCAATTTCAGAAATACAAATTTTAAATTCTAGTTCTTCAACAGATTTAAAACAAGGTGTACAAGTAGAAGGTATTTCAAGACTAACTAAAGATTTTTATACAATTACTAATATACAATCCTTTGATGCCGCTGTAGATGAAACTAGTGCTGAATTAGTATTTAAATTAAATTCTAAAGATCGTCAAATAAGTAATACACCAGTAATATTAAATTTACGTGATAATAACAATGTAAAATATTATTCACAAGTAATCTTTAATAATACTACTAACGAAATTAAGTTTTCTTTATCACATTTAGATAAATTAAAAGAATATACTATTGAATCACTACAGTTTTCAAAAGGTAATACACCAGTTAATATTGCCTTTATGCCTAATGTATCAAAAACATTTAAAACTATAGCTAAAGACTTTGAGATTAAAGATATTGTGCAAGTTTCTAATACCGATAAAACTGTTAAATTAAAATTAACATTTAATGGTGATTTAGATAAATACTTATTAAATAAACAAATTAAACTAAAATATCAAGAATTTAAAGATGGTCAAGAGCAAGGTAGTGAAAAAACTTCAAAAACAATTGCTACAATTAGAACTCCACGAAGTGTAGTTCAAGCAGGACCTAAAACCTTTGAAGCAGAATTTGAATTACAAAACAATGATGTAACAGATGGAACAAGATATAAAATTCACAGTGTTGAATTAGTTGATAAAAACTTGAAAAATAACTCAAATACAGTTTTAACATCTAGAATCTCAGATGATATTCTTAAATTCTTCCAGCACAAATTATTTTTTGAAACTAAAGTATCACAACCTAAATTAAAATCAATAACAATGGAAAAAACTACTAATGAAGAGGGTGAAGAAAATACTTATATTGCTCCAATTACATTAGAATTTTTTGATAAAAATAATGCATTAGCTAAAGATAAAATTGGTTCACCATCTAAAGGATATATAGCTTCTTCAGCATCTGGTAGACAAAATCAGTCAAATAATGGTAATAATGCTCGAAATGCTTGAAACTTTGAGTTTTGAACAGATAATAAAGAACAAGTTACATTCTTAGATAATGTTGAAGTTACTCATGACAACAGTGCTAAAACTACAAAAGTTAAGATTTTTATGAAAGGTAGTGCAAAAAAATGAGTAAAAACTAATCAAAAAATTCAACAAGATAATTCTAATTCTAATTCTAAGAATAAAAGATTAAGATTTACTTATTCTTATTACGAAGATCTCGATCGTACATCTGCAAAAAGCGTAGGAAGCCTAACTTCTGATGTTATTCACACTTACGCTAACGCACAGAGTACGTCTGCTCAAAATAGCGACCCACTATTTATAGATTCACCGGATAAATTTGTGTTGGAAAAATCATACGGTAGATTTTTAGGTGATGCTAGATTTATTTATTCATTAGAAGTCTATGATCCAAATAAAATCATTCAAAATGTAAATAAAGAAGATAATCCTCAAGTTGAAGGAAAATGACAACAACTTGAATTGTATTCTACTAAAACACCAATAAATCAAATAAATAAAAAATCACGAAAAGTTTGACAAAGTATAAATGAAATTAAATTAAATCTTTTAGCTAAAAAATCAGTATTAAACTTTAGAGGACTTTCATATGACAAAGGAGACTATAGCTTTAATTATAAAAACGCTAACTTAACTCAAAAAGATGCACTAGATATTCCTACTTATACTAATACTTTAGATACATCTTCAGAAATAGATTTTAAATATAAATATGAAAATAATTTGACAACTGATCTATATATAGTATCTAACGTAGACCCTGATAATGCAAATCATCCTCAAGAACAATACACAAGACAAGTAATAGATACCAGAATCAATACATATCTTAGAGAAGTTAGAAGTTCTAGTAATGCTGATTTTAAAACTATTGATTTACAAATAGGACCTGGCACTGGAAATCCAAATCAAATAGATAAAGTACTTTCTAAAATACTTTCAGTAGATTTTAATGTTTTAGAAATAAAAAATAACAAAATTTTATTTGCTAAAAACTCTTCCAAATTTATTAATACTTTCCAAACTCCGTTTGCAATAGGTACAGATGCTTGATGATTTGGTTCTGCAGTTGCAAACACAGGTAATAATGCATCACTTCTAAACAATAACTATAACATTTTAGGTCTTACACCTAATGTTGACACAGATCAAAGTAATAACAAGAATTTTGGTATTGAACAAATAACATACAACAAAGACAATGATACAGTTGAGGTTAAATACCATAGAGAACAAGATTCAAAAATTCAAACCGCTTTTCCAGAAGTCGCATATGCATCCTTTATTAACCAAAAAGGAGATCTCTACTTCTTTGGAGGTAAAGACGGAAGACCACTTTCATATAGAAATGATTATGACTATACAAATGAAACAATGACTTTCTATTTAAGACCAGATGCAATTCCATATGAACAAAGACCAAAACATGGAGAAATACTTTCATTTGTTGGAGTAGTTGTAATTCCTTATTTAGGTGAAGGTACACCAAGTTTTGCTTTTACAGTTGAACCTAACGGTAAAAAAGGTGAAGTAATGATAAAAGCATCAAATTCACTTAGTTGAACAATAGATTTTAGAAAAATGTATCTAACTAACTTCGTAAAATCTGATCCTATTTATAAAAGTATTAAAATAGGATTTGATAATTGAATATAA